The Rhinopithecus roxellana isolate Shanxi Qingling chromosome 9, ASM756505v1, whole genome shotgun sequence genome contains a region encoding:
- the TGS1 gene encoding trimethylguanosine synthase isoform X3: protein MCCEKWSRVAEMFLFIEEREDSKILCLCSRAFVEDRKLYNLGLKGYYIRDSDNNSVDHWMECSVCVSVLCYTNKVPITLGSSSIRKYAYYERNVKLNSSSPFCCLLSFRDQATEEEEGDYSCGTAESRDSKGICLDESELDSEAELMRSMGLPLQFGRISAHKNFEVSMNTRNKVKIKKKKKKHQKKYLDEIMQESWRKEYEEEHILASDDPSSIEQYENTRICELQSKKDTETENLPVENTLSPKLEITEKWEKYWNEYGGGLLWQSWQEKHPDQALSSEPWNFPDTKEEWEQHYSQLYWYYLEQFQYWEAQGWTFDALQSCDTDTYTSKTEADNKKDEKCLKVDLVSFPSSPITVDNDSSGTSDKDCSEILDGISNIKLNSEDVKQSQLDSSTSHDCHQQLSEVSSRRECPASGQSEPCNGGTNEESNSPGNTSTDPPAQDSQKSSGTNTSKDRPHASGTDGDESEEDPPEHKPSKLKRSHELDIDENPASDFDDSGSLLGFKYGSGQKYGGIPNFSHRQVRYLEKNMQQKSKYLDMRRQVKMKNKHIFFTKESEKPFFKKSKTLSKVEKFLTWVNKPMDGEASQESSSHDNVHDTSTSSDSEEQDMSVKKGDDLLETSNPEPEHCQSVSSAGELETENCEGDILVTTVPDEQDCVIQEVPDSFQAETEAEVKKKKNKKKKKKVNGLPPEIAAVPELAKYWAQRYRLFSRFDDGIKLDREGWFSVTPEKIAEHIAGRVSQSFKCDVVVDAFCGVGGNTIQFALTGMRDFPRRSLIILFIFFQEMLILTRWHP from the exons GGATCGAAAATTATACAATTTGGGATTAAAAGGCTATTACATCAGAGACAGTGACAACAATTCAG TTGATCACTGGATGGAATGTTCGGTTTGTGTTTCAGTGCTATGCTATACAAATAAAGTTCCTATAACACTAGGCTCCTCAAGCATAAGAAAATACGCATACTATGAAAGGAACGTAAAACTTAACTCATCTTCTCCATTTTGCTGTCTCCTGAGCTTTC GAGACCAGGCGACAGAAGAGGAGGAAGGTGATTATTCTTGTGGTACTGCGGAATCACGTGACAGCAAAGGCATATGCCTAGATGAAAGTGAGCTTGATTCTGAGGCTGAACTCATGAGAAGTATGGGATTGCCACTTCAATTTGGTAGGATATCTGCACATAAGAATTTTGAG GTATCTATGAATActagaaataaagttaaaataaaaaagaaaaagaaaaaacatcaaaaGAAATACTTAGATGAAATTATGCAAGAATCTTGGAGAAAAGAATATGAAGAAGAACACATTTTGGCTTCAGATGATCCATCTTCAATTGAACAGTATGAGAACACCAGAATATGTGAACTTCAAAGCAAAAAAGATACTGAGACAGAAAATCTTCCTGTGGAAAATACATTATCTCCAAAGCTAGAAATTACAGAGAAATGGGAAAAGTATTGGAATGAATATGGAGGAGGACTATTGTGGCAAAGTTGGCAAGAAAAACATCCAGATCAAGCACTATCTTCTGAACCTTGGAACTTTCCTGATACAAAGGAAGAATGGGAGCAACATTATAGTCAACTTTATTGGTAttatttggaacagtttcagtatTGGGAAGCTCAGGGTTGGACTTTTGATGCTTTGCAAAGCTGTGATACAGATACTTACACATCTAAAACAGAAGCTGACaacaagaaagatgaaaaatgctTGAAAGTTGACTTAGTATCTTTTCCATCTTCACCTATTACAGTTGATAATGACAGCTCTGGTACAAGTGATAAGGATTGTAGTGAAATACTTGATGGAATTAGTAACATAAAACTGAATTCAGAGGATGTAAAACAGAGCCAATTAGATTCCTCTACAAGTCATGATTGTCATCAACAGCTAAGTGAAGTTAGTAGCAGAAGAGAGTGCCCTGCTTCCGGCCAAAGTGAACCATGTAATGGAGGAACCAATGAGGAAAGCAACTCACCAGGGAATACAAGCACAGACCCACCAGCTCAGG ATTCACAGAAGTCTTCAGGAACAAACACAAGCAAAGACAGACCACATGCCAGTGGTACTGATGGAGATGAAAGTGAGGAAGATCCACCTGAGCATAAGCCAAGCAAACTGAAGAGGAG cCATGAACTGGACATTGATGAAAACCCAGCTTCAGACTTTGATGACAGTGGTTCCCTTCTAGGATTCAAGTATGGCTCAGGACAAAA ATATGGTGGAATTCCAAATTTCAGTCATCGGCAGGTCAGATATTTAGAGAAGAATATGCAGCAAAAGTCTAAGTACCTGGACATGCGCAGACAagtaaagatgaaaaacaaacacaTCTTCTTTACCAAAGAATCAGAAAAACCATTtttcaagaaaagcaaaactctgaGTAAG GTAGAAAAATTCCTCACATGGGTTAACAAACCAATGGATGGAGAAGCATCACAAGAATCGTCTTCTCATGACAATGTGCACGACACTTCCACAAGTAGTGATTCAGAGGAACAAGACATGTCTGTTAAAAAAGGTGATGACCTCCTGGAGACTAGTAATCCAGAACCTGAACATTGTCAGAGCGTATCTTCAGCTGGTGAACTTGAAACAGAAAACTGTGAAGGAGACATCTTGGTAACAACTGTTCCAGATGAGCAGGATTGTGTTATTCAGGAAGTACCAGATTCCTTCCAGGCAGAAACTGAAG ctgaagttaaaaagaagaagaacaagaagaagaagaaaaaggtgaaTGGTCTGCCTCCTGAAATAGCTGCTGTGCCTGAGCTGGCAAAATACTGGGCCCAGAGGTACAGGCTCTTCTCCCGTTTTGATGATGGGATTAAGTTGGACAGAG AGGGCTGGTTTTCAGTTACACCCGAGAAGATTGCTGAACACATTGCTGGCCGTGTTAGTCAGTCCTTCAAGTGTGATGTTGTAGTAGATGCATTCTGTGGGGTTGGAGGAAATACCATTCAGTTTGCCTTAACAGGAATGAGAG ACTTTCCAAGAA